In Palaemon carinicauda isolate YSFRI2023 chromosome 38, ASM3689809v2, whole genome shotgun sequence, a single window of DNA contains:
- the LOC137630352 gene encoding tigger transposable element-derived protein 1-like, which translates to MGPSGEKGKKVMLPLELKQEIIEKPESGVRVSDLAKQYGRNLSTISTIIKQKAAIKAVKPSKGITIISKHRTPTLESLLLIWIKDKEIADDTITKTIICQKASAIYCDLKAVGSGGDAGESLTDPTTEEFKASRGLFEKFKKRTEIHSVVWHEEASSSDIKAADEFVE; encoded by the coding sequence atgggtcctagcGGTGAAAAAGGAAAAAAGGTAATGCTTCCCTTAGAATTAAAACAAGAAATCATAGAAAAACCTGAGAgtggtgtgcgtgtgagtgatctggctaaacaatatggccggaacttgtctacgatctcaacgatcatcaagcaaaaggcagccattaaagcagtcaaaccatccaaggggatcaccattatcTCTAAACATCGCACCCCTACTCTGGAAAGCCTTTTGcttatatggataaaggacaaggagattgctgATGATACAATCACTAAAACGATCATCTGtcagaaggccagcgctatctattgcgACTTGAAGGCGGtgggctctgggggtgatgcgggggagagttTAACCGATCCTACaacagaggaattcaaggcatctcgcggtttgttcgagaaattcaagaaacggACCGAGATTCATTCAGTTGTATGGCATGAGGAGGCTTCAAGTTCAGACATCAAGGCTGCTGACGAATTTGTTGAGTAA